A genomic window from Gossypium hirsutum isolate 1008001.06 chromosome D12, Gossypium_hirsutum_v2.1, whole genome shotgun sequence includes:
- the LOC107946360 gene encoding uncharacterized protein isoform X2, with protein MAKTKEGEQTAKLDDLEIVSIGSVYKGPWEKKYWSSSRGKDRYPYPVGYQAVRAHNGSTYKTEIHEGPRGPLFVISCDGQSCSGQTPDIAWEKFQKMGCPHLKIWHGKRFSCKIDGVEFFGFKNPFVQRLLRELVANVNGTAERSLLYSSFCNGASRMDNDNGSSTICTASDLLPYLARPQIRKKRSTRCEKMQSKLVDRPGLKRPRSKDLTYDAEGSNLVPGNQVKHEHGFLVTHNALEDEIDRFPEALAVHSKSAGKIVENSPAKDGFPSKSVDFVGHDGENEAKGKFISTQNEKFTRVANIAYKELDRSQDTVLEGFCFPIKTDDRPEDSSFPNDSMGINDVHLYAPDTLDFEDDRTSVASGAKDITGSMKEELITTNMVNSDGLVTESHQEEEIGTSNSNTGSEKSEFDSVGQEMAKLMMTVLLPQAVPLLKESSKKKKETISPCNVLPHVMNSREDNIVTNHLLNLPSSEDARTEQDTRMHIQGLDHGLVVPNLEHLNSVILDSFENSQGGDHVASQAILFSKSLEVNQTSFNKEAFDSNIQEQLFSIKPNQETPVCCGGSSGDQDTICHKEVNMAESVLECASPIMKTLSEDIQGVSITLDENSADIENHSKQKKPKNALNCAEVNHDFDDFQFEANNHVSAVVDANDINSRGIASSLKISGKDSSAETRAPTTNSSHQDQNKVYTRKKISKQAYSTRKYVGPLSESIICRNSGDDYAPNNSAMPGTSLVSKSCHSSDDKPCNRDVFGNTPMLEGQSCGLPTEKTTAYCKPEINNMPPILSNENQKLTCASKKDASCLLNQPVSLERGYQENCYKERFIVENGCSASCQNQVTSFCDKNLSTAMEVQGGSGVNHHGRVELSSDLRGIVNLVGGYFHPLPISSVLLGTKGNEIHICVSCGLLVDTDRTLFIYKVATEVPRKGCPSFVGYTSVALPSSEIGVEKCGLQFTPDGQCLVLLDSIKTPYCREGRIDCICSICFSGCLKENAVKIVRVNPGYVSLVAKLETVESVLCILVCENDYLLAAGKSGRLYLWAMNSTWSAWTEEFIIPSGDCISACVVELKRIPKCAHLVIGHNGFGDFVVWDILKRVIISRYSGSGDPIKQFLPISLLSWQPVFSYDDMKERIDEITTSTKFWFSKHKDSSFLPLEGKDVAIWLLVLTNSDPQHEHLSSNGLANTSRWWRLALLVKDTMILGSTLDPRAATVSASLDHGIMGRDDGLVYMWELSTGARLGVLHHFKDESRPEVVAVAADDGQLLLYLHNQENLVKK; from the exons ATGGCGAAAACTAAAGAAGGAGAACAAACAGCGAAATTAGACGATCTGGAGATCGTTTCCATTGGATCTGTATACAAAGGTCCCTGGGAGAAGAAGTATTGGAGCTCCTCTAGG GGTAAAGATCGATATCCTTATCCTGTGGGCTATCAAGCTGTTCGGGCTCACAATGGAAGCACTTATAAGACAGAAATTCATGAAGGTCCTAGAGGGCCTTTGTTTGTG ATCTCCTGTGATGGGCAATCGTGTTCTGGACAAACTCCAGATATTGCATGGGAGAAATTTCAGAAGATGGGTTGCCCACATTTGAAGATATGGCATGGAAAGAGATTCTCATGCAAGATAGACGGCGTGGAG ttttttggatttaaaaatccATTTGTTCAAAGGTTACTTCGGGAATTGGTGGCAAATGTCAATGGAACAGCAGAAAGGAGTTTGTTATATTCCAGCTTTTGCAATGGCGCTTCTAGAATGGATAATGATAATGGGAGCTCAACTATCTGTACTGCTTCTGATTTACTACCATACTTGGCCAGGCCACAGATCAGGAAAAAGAGAAGTACAAGGTGTGAAAAAATGCAAAGCAAGTTGGTTGACAGGCCTGGCCTTAAACGTCCCCGATCTAAGGACCTGACTTATGATGCCGAGGGTTCAAATTTAGTACCAGGGAATCAAGTGAAACATGAACATGGGTTCTTGGTAACTCATAATGCTTTGGAAGATGAAATTGACAGATTTCCCGAAGCATTGGCAGTGCACTCTAAATCAGCAGGGAAAATTGTAGAAAACTCCCCAGCCAAAGATGGTTTTCCATCAAAATCTGTTGATTTTGTGGGTCATGATGGTGAGAATGAAGCCAAGGGCAAGTTTATTAGTACTCAAAACGAAAAATTCACTAGAGTAGCTAACATTGCATATAAAGAG TTGGATAGGTCACAAGATACTGTACTGGAAGGATTCTGTTTTCCTATAAAAACAGATGACAGACCTGAAGATTCATCATTTCCAAATGACTCCATGGGCATAAATGATGTCCATCTTTATGCACCTGATACTTTGGATTTTGAAG ATGATAGGACAAGTGTTGCTTCAGGTGCAAAGGACATAACTGGCAGTATGAAAGAAGAGTTAATCACTACTAATATGGTTAATTCTGATGGCTTGGTGACTGAGTCTCATCAAGAAGAAGAAATAGGCACATCTAATTCAAATACAGGTTCTGAAAAAAGTGAGTTTGATTCGGTAGGTCAGGAAATGGCTAAGTTGATGATGACTGTTTTACTTCCTCAAGCTGTTCCATTGCTTAAGGAGTCctcaaagaagaaaaaggaaacaattagCCCATGCAATGTATTGCCTCATGTGATGAACTCTCGAGAGGACAACATTGTCACTAACCATTTGTTGAACCTTCCATCTTCAG AGGATGCACGTACAGAACAGGACACAAGAATGCATATCCAAGGTTTAGACCACGGTTTAGTTGTGCCAAATCTTGAACACTTGAACTCTGTTATTCTTGACAGTTTTGAGAATAGTCAGGGAGGGGATCATGTAGCTAGCCAAGCTATATTGTTTTCAAAAAGTTTGGAGGTTAATCAGACTAGTTTCAACAAAGAAGCATTTGATTCCAACATCCAGGAACAGCTTTTTAGCATCAAACCGAATCAGGAAACACCAGTTTGTTGTGGCGGGAGCTCTGGGGACCAAGACACCATCTGCCACAAGGAAGTAAACATGGCCGAGTCTGTTTTAGAGTGTGCATCTCCAATCATGAAAACTCTATCTGAAGATATCCAGGGTGTTTCCATAACTTTGGATGAAAACTCAGCAGATATTGAAAACCATTCCAAGCAAAAGAAGCCCAAGAATGCACTTAATTGTGCTGAAG ttaatcatgattttgatgattttcaatTTGAAGCAAATAATCATGTTTCTGCAGTTGTGGATGCTAATGATATTAATTCAAGAGGAATTGCAAGTTCATTGAAAATATCAGGGAAAGACAGTAGTGCTGAAACCAGGGCTCCTACTACTAACTCTTCCCATCAAGACCAAAATAAAGTGTATACCAGAAAGAAAATCTCAAAGCAAGCTTATTCAACTAGAAAATACGTTGGTCCTCTATCTGAAAGTATCATATGCAGAAATTCTGGAGATGATTATGCCCCTAATAACTCTGCTATGCCAGGAACTTCACTTGTTTCAAAGAGTTGTCACTCTTCTGATGACAAACCATGCAATAGAGATGTCTTTGGTAATACACCCATGCTTGAAGGACAATCCTGTGGATTGCCTACGGAGAAAACTACTGCGTATTGCAAACCTGAAATCAATAATATGCCACCTATTCTATCTAATGAAAACCAAAAGTTGACTTGTGCATCTAAAAAGGATGCATCTTGTTTACTCAATCAACCTGTTTCACTTGAAAGGGGGTATCAAGAAAATTGTTACAAAGAGAGGTTTATTGTAGAAAACGGCTGTTCTGCATCGTGTCAAAATCAGGTGACTAGTTTTTGTGACAAGAACTTATCTACGGCAATGGAAGTTCAAGGTGGTTCAGGTGTCAACCATCATGGGCGTGTAGAGCTTAGTAGTGATCTAAGGGGCATTGTCAACCTTGTAGGAGGTTATTTTCATCCTTTGCCGATTTCATCAGTATTGCTGGGTACAAAAGGAAATGAAATCCACATTTGTGTTTCATGTGGTCTTCTTGTAGATACGGACAGAACCTTGTTCATCTACAAGGTAGCTACTGAAGTACCAAGGAAAGGATGCCCTTCTTTTGTTGGCTACACATCAGTAGCGTTACCATCTTCTGAA ATTGGTGTAGAAAAATGTGGCTTACAATTTACCCCAGATGGGCAATGTCTTGTTTTACTTGACAGCATTAAAACACCTTATTGCAG GGAAGGGAGAATAGATTGTATCTGCTCAATTTGTTTTTCAGGCTGCTTGAAGGAGAATGCAGTAAAAATTGTGCGGGTGAATCCTGGTTATGTTTCTTTGGTTGCAAAATTGGAGACAGTTGAAAGTGTGCTATGTATACTGGTTTGTGAAAATGACTATCTTCTTGCTGCTGGAAAGAGTGGGAGACTGTATCTTTGGGCCATGAATTCAACATGGAG TGCATGGACAGAAGAATTTATTATACCATCTGGTGACTGCATATCCGCTTGTGTAGTGGAGTTGAAGAGAATTCCAAAGTGTGCTCATCTGGTGATTGGGCATAATGGTTTTGGGGATTTTGTTGTATG GGATATTCTGAAAAGGGTCATTATCTCAAGATATTCTGGTTCAGGCGATCCAATCAAGCAATTCTTACCGATCAGTTTACTTAGTTGGCAGCCTGTTTTCAGCTACGATGACATGAAAGAGCGCATTGATGAAATCACCACATCAACAAAATTTTGGTTTTCCAAACATAAGGATAGTTCTTTTCTTCCATTAGAGGGGAAAGATGTTGCTATCTGGCTTCTTGTCTTGACTAATTCTGATCCTCAGCATGAACATTTATCAAGTAATGGCCTAGCAAATACATCCAGATGGTGGAGGCTAGCTTTGCTGGTGAAGGACACGATGATCTTGGGAAGTACACTAGATCCAAG GGCTGCTACAGTTAGTGCGTCACTTGATCACGGGATCATGGGAAGAGATGATGGTTTAGTGTATATGTGGGAATTGTCCACCGGAGCTAGACTTGGCGTTTTGCATCATTTCAAAG ATGAGTCGAGGCCAGAAGTTGTGGCTGTGGCTGCTGATGATGGACAGTTGCTGCTCTATCTACACAACCAAGAAAACTTAGTAAAGAAGTAA
- the LOC107946360 gene encoding uncharacterized protein isoform X3, which produces MAKTKEGEQTAKLDDLEIVSIGSVYKGPWEKKYWSSSRGKDRYPYPVGYQAVRAHNGSTYKTEIHEGPRGPLFVISCDGQSCSGQTPDIAWEKFQKMGCPHLKIWHGKRFSCKIDGVEFFGFKNPFVQRLLRELVANVNGTAERSLLYSSFCNGASRMDNDNGSSTICTASDLLPYLARPQIRKKRSTRCEKMQSKLVDRPGLKRPRSKDLTYDAEGSNLVPGNQVKHEHGFLVTHNALEDEIDRFPEALAVHSKSAGKIVENSPAKDGFPSKSVDFVGHDGENEAKGKFISTQNEKFTRVANIAYKELDRSQDTVLEGFCFPIKTDDRPEDSSFPNDSMGINDVHLYAPDTLDFEDDRTSVASGAKDITGSMKEELITTNMVNSDGLVTESHQEEEIGTSNSNTGSEKSEFDSVGQEMAKLMMTVLLPQAVPLLKESSKKKKETISPCNVLPHVMNSREDNIVTNHLLNLPSSEDARTEQDTRMHIQGLDHGLVVPNLEHLNSVILDSFENSQGGDHVASQAILFSKSLEVNQTSFNKEAFDSNIQEQLFSIKPNQETPVCCGGSSGDQDTICHKEVNMAESVLECASPIMKTLSEDIQGVSITLDENSADIENHSKQKKPKNALNCAEVVDANDINSRGIASSLKISGKDSSAETRAPTTNSSHQDQNKVYTRKKISKQAYSTRKYVGPLSESIICRNSGDDYAPNNSAMPGTSLVSKSCHSSDDKPCNRDVFGNTPMLEGQSCGLPTEKTTAYCKPEINNMPPILSNENQKLTCASKKDASCLLNQPVSLERGYQENCYKERFIVENGCSASCQNQVTSFCDKNLSTAMEVQGGSGVNHHGRVELSSDLRGIVNLVGGYFHPLPISSVLLGTKGNEIHICVSCGLLVDTDRTLFIYKVATEVPRKGCPSFVGYTSVALPSSEIGVEKCGLQFTPDGQCLVLLDSIKTPYCREGRIDCICSICFSGCLKENAVKIVRVNPGYVSLVAKLETVESVLCILVCENDYLLAAGKSGRLYLWAMNSTWSAWTEEFIIPSGDCISACVVELKRIPKCAHLVIGHNGFGDFVVWDILKRVIISRYSGSGDPIKQFLPISLLSWQPVFSYDDMKERIDEITTSTKFWFSKHKDSSFLPLEGKDVAIWLLVLTNSDPQHEHLSSNGLANTSRWWRLALLVKDTMILGSTLDPRAATVSASLDHGIMGRDDGLVYMWELSTGARLGVLHHFKGGRVSCIATDESRPEVVAVAADDGQLLLYLHNQENLVKK; this is translated from the exons ATGGCGAAAACTAAAGAAGGAGAACAAACAGCGAAATTAGACGATCTGGAGATCGTTTCCATTGGATCTGTATACAAAGGTCCCTGGGAGAAGAAGTATTGGAGCTCCTCTAGG GGTAAAGATCGATATCCTTATCCTGTGGGCTATCAAGCTGTTCGGGCTCACAATGGAAGCACTTATAAGACAGAAATTCATGAAGGTCCTAGAGGGCCTTTGTTTGTG ATCTCCTGTGATGGGCAATCGTGTTCTGGACAAACTCCAGATATTGCATGGGAGAAATTTCAGAAGATGGGTTGCCCACATTTGAAGATATGGCATGGAAAGAGATTCTCATGCAAGATAGACGGCGTGGAG ttttttggatttaaaaatccATTTGTTCAAAGGTTACTTCGGGAATTGGTGGCAAATGTCAATGGAACAGCAGAAAGGAGTTTGTTATATTCCAGCTTTTGCAATGGCGCTTCTAGAATGGATAATGATAATGGGAGCTCAACTATCTGTACTGCTTCTGATTTACTACCATACTTGGCCAGGCCACAGATCAGGAAAAAGAGAAGTACAAGGTGTGAAAAAATGCAAAGCAAGTTGGTTGACAGGCCTGGCCTTAAACGTCCCCGATCTAAGGACCTGACTTATGATGCCGAGGGTTCAAATTTAGTACCAGGGAATCAAGTGAAACATGAACATGGGTTCTTGGTAACTCATAATGCTTTGGAAGATGAAATTGACAGATTTCCCGAAGCATTGGCAGTGCACTCTAAATCAGCAGGGAAAATTGTAGAAAACTCCCCAGCCAAAGATGGTTTTCCATCAAAATCTGTTGATTTTGTGGGTCATGATGGTGAGAATGAAGCCAAGGGCAAGTTTATTAGTACTCAAAACGAAAAATTCACTAGAGTAGCTAACATTGCATATAAAGAG TTGGATAGGTCACAAGATACTGTACTGGAAGGATTCTGTTTTCCTATAAAAACAGATGACAGACCTGAAGATTCATCATTTCCAAATGACTCCATGGGCATAAATGATGTCCATCTTTATGCACCTGATACTTTGGATTTTGAAG ATGATAGGACAAGTGTTGCTTCAGGTGCAAAGGACATAACTGGCAGTATGAAAGAAGAGTTAATCACTACTAATATGGTTAATTCTGATGGCTTGGTGACTGAGTCTCATCAAGAAGAAGAAATAGGCACATCTAATTCAAATACAGGTTCTGAAAAAAGTGAGTTTGATTCGGTAGGTCAGGAAATGGCTAAGTTGATGATGACTGTTTTACTTCCTCAAGCTGTTCCATTGCTTAAGGAGTCctcaaagaagaaaaaggaaacaattagCCCATGCAATGTATTGCCTCATGTGATGAACTCTCGAGAGGACAACATTGTCACTAACCATTTGTTGAACCTTCCATCTTCAG AGGATGCACGTACAGAACAGGACACAAGAATGCATATCCAAGGTTTAGACCACGGTTTAGTTGTGCCAAATCTTGAACACTTGAACTCTGTTATTCTTGACAGTTTTGAGAATAGTCAGGGAGGGGATCATGTAGCTAGCCAAGCTATATTGTTTTCAAAAAGTTTGGAGGTTAATCAGACTAGTTTCAACAAAGAAGCATTTGATTCCAACATCCAGGAACAGCTTTTTAGCATCAAACCGAATCAGGAAACACCAGTTTGTTGTGGCGGGAGCTCTGGGGACCAAGACACCATCTGCCACAAGGAAGTAAACATGGCCGAGTCTGTTTTAGAGTGTGCATCTCCAATCATGAAAACTCTATCTGAAGATATCCAGGGTGTTTCCATAACTTTGGATGAAAACTCAGCAGATATTGAAAACCATTCCAAGCAAAAGAAGCCCAAGAATGCACTTAATTGTGCTGAAG TTGTGGATGCTAATGATATTAATTCAAGAGGAATTGCAAGTTCATTGAAAATATCAGGGAAAGACAGTAGTGCTGAAACCAGGGCTCCTACTACTAACTCTTCCCATCAAGACCAAAATAAAGTGTATACCAGAAAGAAAATCTCAAAGCAAGCTTATTCAACTAGAAAATACGTTGGTCCTCTATCTGAAAGTATCATATGCAGAAATTCTGGAGATGATTATGCCCCTAATAACTCTGCTATGCCAGGAACTTCACTTGTTTCAAAGAGTTGTCACTCTTCTGATGACAAACCATGCAATAGAGATGTCTTTGGTAATACACCCATGCTTGAAGGACAATCCTGTGGATTGCCTACGGAGAAAACTACTGCGTATTGCAAACCTGAAATCAATAATATGCCACCTATTCTATCTAATGAAAACCAAAAGTTGACTTGTGCATCTAAAAAGGATGCATCTTGTTTACTCAATCAACCTGTTTCACTTGAAAGGGGGTATCAAGAAAATTGTTACAAAGAGAGGTTTATTGTAGAAAACGGCTGTTCTGCATCGTGTCAAAATCAGGTGACTAGTTTTTGTGACAAGAACTTATCTACGGCAATGGAAGTTCAAGGTGGTTCAGGTGTCAACCATCATGGGCGTGTAGAGCTTAGTAGTGATCTAAGGGGCATTGTCAACCTTGTAGGAGGTTATTTTCATCCTTTGCCGATTTCATCAGTATTGCTGGGTACAAAAGGAAATGAAATCCACATTTGTGTTTCATGTGGTCTTCTTGTAGATACGGACAGAACCTTGTTCATCTACAAGGTAGCTACTGAAGTACCAAGGAAAGGATGCCCTTCTTTTGTTGGCTACACATCAGTAGCGTTACCATCTTCTGAA ATTGGTGTAGAAAAATGTGGCTTACAATTTACCCCAGATGGGCAATGTCTTGTTTTACTTGACAGCATTAAAACACCTTATTGCAG GGAAGGGAGAATAGATTGTATCTGCTCAATTTGTTTTTCAGGCTGCTTGAAGGAGAATGCAGTAAAAATTGTGCGGGTGAATCCTGGTTATGTTTCTTTGGTTGCAAAATTGGAGACAGTTGAAAGTGTGCTATGTATACTGGTTTGTGAAAATGACTATCTTCTTGCTGCTGGAAAGAGTGGGAGACTGTATCTTTGGGCCATGAATTCAACATGGAG TGCATGGACAGAAGAATTTATTATACCATCTGGTGACTGCATATCCGCTTGTGTAGTGGAGTTGAAGAGAATTCCAAAGTGTGCTCATCTGGTGATTGGGCATAATGGTTTTGGGGATTTTGTTGTATG GGATATTCTGAAAAGGGTCATTATCTCAAGATATTCTGGTTCAGGCGATCCAATCAAGCAATTCTTACCGATCAGTTTACTTAGTTGGCAGCCTGTTTTCAGCTACGATGACATGAAAGAGCGCATTGATGAAATCACCACATCAACAAAATTTTGGTTTTCCAAACATAAGGATAGTTCTTTTCTTCCATTAGAGGGGAAAGATGTTGCTATCTGGCTTCTTGTCTTGACTAATTCTGATCCTCAGCATGAACATTTATCAAGTAATGGCCTAGCAAATACATCCAGATGGTGGAGGCTAGCTTTGCTGGTGAAGGACACGATGATCTTGGGAAGTACACTAGATCCAAG GGCTGCTACAGTTAGTGCGTCACTTGATCACGGGATCATGGGAAGAGATGATGGTTTAGTGTATATGTGGGAATTGTCCACCGGAGCTAGACTTGGCGTTTTGCATCATTTCAAAG GTGGGCGTGTTTCGTGTATTGCAACAGATGAGTCGAGGCCAGAAGTTGTGGCTGTGGCTGCTGATGATGGACAGTTGCTGCTCTATCTACACAACCAAGAAAACTTAGTAAAGAAGTAA